A stretch of Nonomuraea africana DNA encodes these proteins:
- a CDS encoding SRPBCC family protein, translated as MGKPEFVYTTYINTTPERLWQGLTDPAITRRCWRGLTFESDWKPGSTVTVRYPEHDVTIADPAQVVLESDPGKRLSYTWHTFTPQWAAVSGFSDELLARFSAERRSKVTFDIEDLGETAKLTVVHDDFEPGSAVLQAVTNGWPRLLADLKTLLETS; from the coding sequence ATGGGCAAACCCGAGTTCGTCTACACGACCTACATCAACACCACCCCCGAGCGCCTCTGGCAGGGGCTGACCGACCCCGCCATCACCCGGCGCTGCTGGCGCGGGCTGACCTTCGAGTCGGACTGGAAGCCCGGCTCGACCGTGACCGTGCGCTACCCCGAGCACGACGTGACGATCGCCGACCCGGCCCAGGTCGTGCTCGAGTCCGATCCCGGCAAGCGGCTGTCCTACACCTGGCACACCTTCACCCCGCAATGGGCGGCGGTCAGCGGGTTCAGCGACGAACTCCTGGCCCGCTTCTCCGCCGAGCGCCGCTCCAAGGTGACCTTCGACATCGAGGACCTTGGCGAGACGGCCAAACTGACCGTGGTCCACGACGACTTCGAACCCGGCAGCGCCGTCCTGCAGGCCGTCACCAACGGCTGGCCACGCCTCCTGGCCGACCTCAAAACGCTCCTCGAAACAAGCTAG
- a CDS encoding SDR family oxidoreductase, which produces MTSSILLTGGTGTLGRLILPLLHDAGCDVRVLSRSGRDAGDGAEYVSGDLRKGEGVEPAVDGVEIILHLAGSSKGDAEATENLVRAASRARVRHLVYISVIGADRIPLSWFSSKLGAERAVAGSGLPWTTLRAAQFHDLALKTVQAMAKLPVIPVPGGMRFQPVDARDVAARLVELTLHKPAGLVPDLAGPKVYGMAELSRGYLQARGKHRLMMPVRIPGKAGRAYRAGENLSLEGAATGKRTWEDFLTERLR; this is translated from the coding sequence ATGACCTCATCCATCCTGCTCACCGGCGGCACCGGCACGCTGGGGCGCCTGATCCTGCCGCTCCTGCACGATGCCGGCTGTGACGTGCGGGTGCTCAGCCGGAGCGGCCGCGACGCCGGCGACGGCGCCGAGTACGTGAGCGGCGACTTACGCAAGGGCGAGGGAGTCGAGCCCGCGGTAGACGGAGTCGAGATCATCTTGCATCTGGCGGGCAGCAGCAAGGGCGATGCCGAGGCGACCGAGAATCTGGTGCGGGCCGCGTCACGAGCCCGGGTGCGGCACCTGGTGTACATCTCCGTCATCGGGGCGGACCGGATCCCGCTGAGCTGGTTCAGCTCCAAGCTGGGCGCGGAACGGGCCGTGGCCGGCTCCGGCCTGCCATGGACGACGCTGCGGGCCGCCCAATTCCATGACCTTGCCCTCAAGACCGTGCAGGCGATGGCGAAACTGCCGGTGATACCCGTCCCGGGCGGAATGCGGTTCCAGCCGGTCGATGCGCGCGACGTGGCGGCCAGGCTTGTGGAGCTGACGCTCCACAAGCCGGCCGGCCTGGTGCCCGACCTGGCCGGGCCCAAGGTGTACGGGATGGCCGAGCTGAGCCGCGGATACCTGCAGGCGCGCGGCAAGCACCGGCTGATGATGCCGGTCCGGATTCCGGGCAAGGCCGGCCGCGCCTACCGGGCCGGCGAGAATCTGTCTCTCGAAGGGGCTGCTACGGGCAAGCGGACGTGGGAGGACTTCCTGACCGAGCGGCTGCGGTAG
- a CDS encoding DUF1048 domain-containing protein, protein MGIQDIIEGKKQWRAHMARVKALPPDYQIVYKEIQRYLFKVGPIDLPDGPLLSGIIDFFEEGVAANRGVLELIGNDVAAFCDDLIKDSRTYADIYQESISGKPGTAEK, encoded by the coding sequence GTGGGCATCCAAGACATCATCGAGGGCAAGAAGCAGTGGCGGGCGCACATGGCGCGGGTCAAGGCGCTCCCGCCGGACTATCAGATCGTCTACAAGGAGATTCAGAGGTACCTCTTCAAGGTTGGACCGATCGACTTGCCTGACGGGCCCCTCCTCTCAGGGATCATCGATTTCTTCGAGGAGGGCGTCGCGGCCAACAGGGGAGTCCTGGAACTCATCGGCAACGACGTCGCTGCCTTCTGCGACGACCTGATCAAGGACTCGCGCACCTACGCGGACATCTATCAGGAGTCCATCAGCGGGAAACCCGGCACGGCCGAGAAGTAA
- a CDS encoding integrase core domain-containing protein, whose translation MLRVRSETSKDVEILMLRQQLAVLRRQVARPRLSWADRAMITALARLLPTAGRLRLFVTPGTLLRWHADVVRRRWTFKRRRRGRLPTRAAVRSLVLRMARENPLWGYRRIAGELAGRGYRVGASTVWLILKKAGLDPAPRRTGPTWSEFVRAQACGILACDFFHCETVLLKRLYCLVVMEISTRRVHLLGVTDHPTGQWVAQQARNLVIEPGDRTEGFRFLIRDRDAKYTDMFDEVFIGAGVRVLKTPPRAPRANACVERWIGGLRREVLDRMLIVNARHLRRVLAAYEAHFNQHRPHRSLRCEPCPPRSEPISRSSAAIVSMG comes from the coding sequence GTGCTGCGGGTCCGTTCCGAGACGTCGAAGGACGTCGAGATCCTGATGCTGCGCCAGCAACTCGCGGTGCTGCGTCGTCAGGTGGCCCGACCGCGATTGTCGTGGGCGGACCGGGCGATGATCACCGCGCTGGCGCGGCTACTGCCCACAGCCGGTCGGCTGCGGTTGTTCGTGACGCCGGGCACGCTGCTGCGCTGGCACGCTGACGTGGTACGGCGCCGCTGGACGTTCAAACGCCGCAGGCGGGGCCGTCTTCCCACACGGGCCGCGGTGCGATCACTGGTCCTCCGGATGGCCCGGGAGAACCCGCTGTGGGGATATCGCCGTATCGCCGGCGAACTCGCCGGTCGGGGATACCGCGTTGGTGCCTCCACCGTGTGGCTCATCCTGAAGAAGGCCGGCCTCGACCCAGCGCCGCGACGCACGGGGCCGACCTGGAGTGAGTTCGTGCGTGCGCAAGCCTGCGGGATCCTGGCGTGCGACTTCTTCCACTGCGAGACGGTGCTGCTCAAACGCCTGTACTGCCTGGTCGTCATGGAGATCTCCACTCGGAGAGTGCACCTGCTCGGCGTCACTGATCACCCTACTGGGCAGTGGGTCGCTCAGCAGGCCAGGAACCTGGTGATCGAGCCGGGGGATCGGACCGAGGGGTTCAGGTTCCTCATCCGTGATCGGGATGCGAAGTACACCGACATGTTCGACGAGGTGTTCATCGGCGCGGGCGTTCGGGTCTTGAAAACGCCGCCTCGGGCCCCGCGGGCGAACGCCTGCGTCGAGCGGTGGATCGGCGGCCTGCGTCGGGAGGTCCTCGACCGGATGCTGATCGTCAACGCTCGCCATCTGCGCCGGGTGCTGGCCGCGTACGAGGCTCATTTCAACCAGCACCGTCCGCACCGGTCCCTCCGTTGCGAGCCTTGCCCGCCTCGGTCGGAGCCGATATCGAGGTCATCCGCCGCGATCGTCTCGATGGGCTGA
- a CDS encoding TetR/AcrR family transcriptional regulator yields MILRAALDLCAERSYAAVTMEAIATRAQVGKPTLYRWWPSKGALYLDAMTERVGEPYFLIPDTGDLAADLRTWVHAVTKVFTDGALGELLAGVVGSAQHDPELASILHEQVHIPLSGRNRERIRAAQERGQVADLDPYLLEDMLVAPLWYRLLITGQPITPQYADMVVNAVLSLNPTPTGND; encoded by the coding sequence GTGATTCTTCGGGCCGCCCTTGATCTGTGTGCGGAACGGTCCTACGCCGCCGTGACCATGGAAGCGATCGCCACCCGCGCCCAGGTCGGCAAGCCGACGCTCTATCGCTGGTGGCCGTCGAAGGGCGCGTTGTACCTGGATGCGATGACCGAACGGGTGGGCGAGCCGTACTTCCTGATCCCCGACACCGGCGACCTCGCAGCGGACCTGCGCACCTGGGTCCATGCCGTTACCAAGGTCTTCACCGACGGCGCGCTTGGTGAGCTCCTCGCCGGGGTGGTCGGATCGGCGCAGCATGACCCCGAACTCGCCAGCATCCTCCATGAACAGGTCCACATCCCTCTCTCGGGGCGCAACCGGGAACGGATCCGCGCGGCGCAGGAGCGCGGGCAAGTGGCCGACCTCGATCCCTACCTGCTCGAAGACATGCTCGTCGCACCGCTGTGGTACCGGCTGCTGATCACCGGCCAGCCGATCACCCCGCAGTACGCCGACATGGTCGTGAACGCCGTCCTCAGCTTGAACCCCACGCCGACCGGCAATGACTGA
- a CDS encoding PadR family transcriptional regulator, which produces MGKLVTEMLKGTLEGIVLAILSSRPAYGYEITAQLRNQGFSDIAEGTIYALLVRIEQRGLVDVEKVLSEKGPPRKVYSLNDQGREYLEEFWRTWSFLADRLEQLREGGK; this is translated from the coding sequence ATGGGCAAGCTCGTGACGGAGATGCTCAAGGGAACGCTGGAGGGCATCGTCCTGGCGATCCTGTCCAGCCGGCCCGCGTACGGCTACGAGATCACGGCGCAGCTACGGAATCAGGGCTTCTCCGACATCGCCGAGGGCACCATCTACGCGCTGCTGGTCAGGATTGAGCAGCGCGGCCTGGTCGACGTGGAGAAGGTCCTGTCGGAGAAGGGGCCGCCGCGCAAGGTGTACTCCCTCAACGACCAGGGACGGGAGTACCTCGAAGAGTTCTGGCGAACCTGGAGCTTCCTGGCCGACCGGCTCGAACAGCTCCGCGAGGGAGGCAAGTAG
- a CDS encoding MBL fold metallo-hydrolase codes for MNAGTPLVDFTGVTPQPCALDVRWIHGSPSAKHNTDPDIQIHAYDEHTFILRQNMAIDYEAPFLFLLLGNARAVLIDTGATASAEFFPLRRVVDGLVAGWLARHPREEYHLLVLHTHPHGDHIAGDDQFADRPDTTVVGADLATAWEYFGFSEDPDAVAQVDLGGRVLECLATPGHHEAAVTFYDRWTGFLLTGDTVYPGRLYIQDWSAFAQTIDRLIDFSDRRLVTHVLGCHIEMTRQPGVDYPIRTTYQPDEPPLQMTTGHLHEIRAAIKEIGDRPSRRAYPLFVLWPNP; via the coding sequence ATGAATGCAGGCACACCCCTCGTCGATTTCACTGGAGTGACTCCACAGCCTTGTGCGCTGGATGTCCGGTGGATTCACGGCTCACCGTCGGCCAAGCACAACACCGATCCGGACATCCAAATCCACGCGTACGACGAGCACACGTTCATTTTGCGGCAGAATATGGCGATCGACTACGAGGCGCCGTTCTTGTTCCTGCTGTTGGGAAACGCACGTGCGGTGTTGATCGATACCGGAGCCACGGCATCCGCCGAGTTCTTCCCCCTGCGCCGGGTGGTCGATGGGCTCGTCGCCGGCTGGCTCGCCCGTCACCCCCGGGAGGAGTACCACCTGTTGGTACTGCACACCCACCCGCATGGCGACCACATCGCGGGCGACGATCAGTTCGCCGACCGCCCCGACACCACGGTGGTCGGCGCGGACCTGGCCACCGCCTGGGAGTACTTCGGGTTCAGCGAGGATCCCGACGCCGTGGCACAGGTCGACCTGGGAGGCCGTGTTTTGGAGTGCCTGGCCACCCCGGGCCACCACGAGGCGGCGGTTACGTTCTACGACCGGTGGACCGGGTTCCTGCTCACTGGCGACACGGTCTACCCGGGCCGTCTCTACATTCAGGACTGGTCGGCCTTCGCCCAGACCATCGACCGCCTGATCGACTTCTCCGACCGCCGACTGGTCACCCACGTGCTCGGCTGCCACATCGAGATGACCAGGCAGCCAGGCGTGGACTACCCGATCCGCACCACCTACCAGCCCGACGAGCCCCCACTGCAAATGACCACCGGGCACCTGCACGAGATCCGCGCGGCGATCAAGGAGATCGGCGACCGGCCCAGCCGGCGCGCCTACCCCCTTTTCGTCCTCTGGCCAAATCCATGA
- a CDS encoding PadR family transcriptional regulator, producing MDDLTEMLKGTLEGCVLEIIGSEETYGYAITRRLHELGFADVVEGTVYTILLRLEKNGLVQVTKRPSGLGPPRKFYALNDAGREELATFWAKWEYITSRIDKLKEGGR from the coding sequence ATGGACGACCTTACGGAGATGCTGAAGGGCACGCTTGAGGGCTGCGTGCTTGAAATCATCGGCAGCGAGGAGACCTACGGGTACGCCATCACGCGTCGGCTGCACGAACTCGGCTTCGCCGACGTCGTCGAGGGGACGGTTTACACCATCCTGCTGCGACTGGAGAAGAACGGGCTCGTCCAGGTGACGAAACGACCGTCCGGGCTGGGCCCGCCACGCAAGTTCTATGCGCTCAACGACGCGGGGCGCGAAGAACTCGCGACGTTCTGGGCGAAATGGGAGTACATCACATCACGGATCGACAAGCTCAAGGAGGGCGGGAGATGA
- a CDS encoding rhodanese-like domain-containing protein, with the protein MGEPKENIGPLTVDSLLAAARAELRRLSPAEAAVAIARGARLVDTRPHFQRAADGEIPGAIVIERNHLKWRLDPASLARIPEATCHDAGITWDELAPVLRIGDRRAAQRRHARLLQAARDRQALDAGEDHLRVFCE; encoded by the coding sequence ATGGGTGAGCCGAAGGAGAACATCGGGCCCCTGACCGTCGACAGCCTGCTTGCCGCTGCGCGCGCCGAGTTGCGCCGGTTGTCTCCCGCCGAAGCCGCCGTCGCGATCGCCCGCGGCGCTCGGCTGGTGGACACCCGCCCGCACTTCCAGCGGGCGGCCGACGGTGAGATCCCGGGCGCGATCGTCATCGAACGCAACCATCTGAAATGGCGTCTCGACCCTGCCAGCCTAGCCCGCATCCCCGAGGCGACCTGCCACGACGCCGGCATCACCTGGGACGAGCTCGCGCCGGTGCTGCGGATCGGCGACCGCCGCGCCGCCCAGCGCCGCCACGCCCGCCTGCTGCAGGCCGCCCGCGACCGCCAGGCCCTCGACGCCGGCGAGGACCACTTGCGTGTCTTCTGCGAGTAG
- a CDS encoding N-acyl homoserine lactonase family protein, whose protein sequence is MTNEAGIKRVSMVSTGSVSIHPEHVSATRKPMYWWLFTSRRWTQPLPINVYVIEHRDGLVLFDTGQDRASVTDPDYFPGGITGVMYDRLARFDIGPEQTLTAQLAAIGYDIGDVHTAVISHLHQDHIGGLRELTGAQIVVSRHEWETLEEPAPQLRGLLRSHIDLPGLRWRHISPEPLADPALAPFTTGHDLFDDGSMVLLPTPGHTPGSLSMLVRGPGRTPLLMVGDLTYDSDLLEKGIVPGVGEKRELAGTTQMVNELRLQNPALAVLAAHDPGATATLAAAVHAPL, encoded by the coding sequence GTGACGAACGAAGCAGGCATCAAGCGGGTATCGATGGTCAGCACCGGATCGGTGTCGATCCACCCTGAGCACGTGTCCGCCACCCGCAAGCCGATGTACTGGTGGCTGTTCACCTCGCGTCGCTGGACCCAGCCACTGCCCATCAACGTCTACGTGATCGAGCACCGCGACGGGCTGGTGCTCTTCGACACCGGACAGGACCGCGCGTCGGTGACCGACCCCGACTACTTCCCCGGCGGCATCACCGGGGTGATGTACGACCGGCTGGCCCGTTTCGACATCGGTCCCGAGCAGACCCTCACCGCCCAGCTGGCGGCCATCGGCTACGACATCGGCGATGTCCACACCGCGGTCATCTCCCATCTGCACCAAGACCACATCGGCGGATTGCGGGAGCTGACCGGTGCCCAGATCGTGGTCAGCCGACACGAGTGGGAGACCCTCGAGGAGCCGGCACCGCAACTGCGCGGCCTGCTGCGCTCCCACATCGACCTGCCCGGACTGCGCTGGCGCCACATCTCTCCGGAGCCCCTTGCCGACCCTGCCCTGGCCCCCTTCACCACCGGCCATGACCTGTTCGACGATGGCAGCATGGTGCTGCTGCCCACTCCCGGTCATACCCCCGGGTCGCTGTCGATGCTAGTCCGCGGACCAGGCCGGACACCGCTGCTCATGGTCGGCGACCTGACCTACGACTCGGATCTGCTGGAGAAAGGCATCGTGCCGGGGGTCGGTGAGAAGCGCGAGCTGGCTGGCACGACACAGATGGTCAACGAGCTCCGCCTGCAGAATCCCGCCCTGGCCGTTCTGGCCGCCCACGACCCGGGCGCGACCGCCACCCTGGCCGCCGCTGTCCACGCTCCGCTCTGA
- a CDS encoding DUF1048 domain-containing protein produces MNFWETMTGSDLTREWKAFEARAEALPADYRAAWEEIKGHLFPYADFTGRNLMPILDGALGLLEETAADGQSIHEVLGDDIEGFCAALAGGEGARSYRDRWREQLNRNVARKLGRLGG; encoded by the coding sequence ATGAACTTCTGGGAGACCATGACAGGCAGCGATCTCACCAGGGAATGGAAGGCGTTCGAAGCTCGGGCCGAGGCATTGCCGGCCGACTACCGGGCGGCGTGGGAAGAGATCAAGGGTCATCTTTTTCCCTACGCGGACTTCACAGGTCGAAACCTGATGCCGATTCTCGACGGTGCTCTGGGGCTGCTCGAAGAGACAGCGGCCGATGGGCAGAGCATTCACGAGGTGCTGGGTGACGACATCGAGGGCTTCTGCGCGGCGCTGGCCGGCGGAGAAGGGGCTCGGAGCTATCGCGACCGGTGGCGCGAGCAGTTGAACAGGAACGTCGCAAGGAAACTGGGCCGGCTAGGAGGCTGA
- a CDS encoding SRPBCC family protein, translating into MTIQRAMRFVDAPPSRVRQLLLDAQALPDWNPAIRFIDGPAEASAGVQYATTVRGGLSGSWEYTRIDEQHIDTTWRVPGFLETGTWRLRPHEGGTVVTHEFQHQGPLARVLSNAFRGVAELRLDRLSQQATRFMK; encoded by the coding sequence ATGACCATTCAGCGAGCGATGAGATTTGTAGACGCGCCGCCCTCCCGGGTTCGTCAGCTGCTGCTCGATGCTCAGGCGCTGCCTGATTGGAACCCGGCAATCCGATTCATTGATGGACCCGCCGAAGCTTCCGCCGGCGTCCAGTACGCCACTACCGTCCGCGGCGGGCTCAGTGGGAGCTGGGAGTACACGCGCATCGACGAACAACACATCGACACGACCTGGCGAGTCCCCGGGTTTCTGGAAACCGGTACCTGGCGGCTGCGGCCACACGAAGGGGGCACCGTGGTCACCCACGAATTCCAGCACCAGGGGCCCCTGGCCCGCGTCCTGAGCAACGCCTTTCGCGGTGTCGCCGAACTACGCCTTGACCGTCTGAGCCAGCAAGCCACCCGTTTCATGAAGTGA
- a CDS encoding ABC transporter ATP-binding protein, which translates to MTTQQAPAIQVHGLEKSYKELQVLRGVDFDVARGSIFALLGSNGAGKTTIVRILSTLLKADAGTARVNGFDVATQPADVRESISLTGQFAAVDEILTGRENLVLVARLRHLKNPGKIADDLLARFSLTDAGARKVSTYSGGMRRRLDIAMSLIGDPPVIFLDEPTTGLDPQARIEVWQAVRELAGQGTTVLLTTQYLDEAEQLADRIAILHQGRIIVNGTLAELKQLLPPAKVEYVEKQPTLEDVFLTLVGTKA; encoded by the coding sequence ATGACGACACAGCAAGCCCCGGCGATCCAGGTGCACGGCCTGGAGAAGTCGTACAAGGAGCTGCAGGTGCTGCGCGGCGTGGACTTCGACGTGGCGCGGGGCAGCATCTTCGCCCTGCTCGGCTCCAACGGGGCGGGCAAGACCACGATCGTGAGAATCCTGTCCACGCTGCTCAAGGCCGACGCGGGCACAGCCCGCGTCAACGGCTTCGACGTCGCCACGCAACCGGCGGACGTGCGGGAGTCGATCAGCCTCACCGGACAGTTCGCCGCCGTCGACGAGATCCTCACCGGGCGGGAGAACCTGGTGCTGGTCGCCCGGCTGCGGCACCTCAAGAACCCGGGCAAGATCGCCGATGACCTGCTCGCCCGTTTCTCGCTGACCGACGCGGGCGCGCGCAAGGTATCGACGTATTCGGGTGGCATGCGCCGCCGCCTCGACATCGCCATGAGCCTCATCGGCGATCCGCCGGTCATCTTCCTCGACGAGCCGACGACCGGGCTCGACCCCCAGGCACGCATCGAGGTGTGGCAGGCCGTCAGGGAACTCGCCGGCCAGGGCACGACGGTGCTGCTCACCACGCAGTATCTGGACGAGGCCGAACAGCTCGCCGACCGGATCGCGATCCTCCACCAGGGCCGGATCATCGTCAACGGCACCTTGGCCGAGCTCAAGCAGCTGCTGCCACCCGCCAAGGTCGAATACGTCGAGAAGCAGCCGACCCTCGAGGACGTCTTCCTCACCCTCGTCGGCACGAAGGCATAA
- a CDS encoding DUF1048 domain-containing protein, with amino-acid sequence MTTGSNEPKSRYLQYLEIVTGSLEEKKRYRQYKARIKQLPENYRIAVQALERYLMHFGPADGADAMAMYEDLADLFEQSAADATPIRDLFGDDPIEFVETFMANYPLGQYRARERNRFTSAIARAAGDTTPPQDRTE; translated from the coding sequence ATGACTACAGGATCGAACGAGCCGAAGAGCCGCTACCTGCAGTACCTGGAGATCGTCACCGGATCGCTGGAGGAGAAGAAGCGCTACCGGCAGTACAAGGCACGCATCAAGCAGCTGCCCGAGAACTACCGCATCGCGGTCCAAGCCTTGGAGCGCTACCTGATGCACTTCGGGCCGGCCGACGGCGCCGACGCGATGGCGATGTACGAGGACCTCGCCGACCTGTTCGAGCAGAGCGCGGCCGACGCCACCCCGATCCGCGATCTCTTCGGTGACGACCCCATCGAGTTCGTCGAGACGTTCATGGCCAACTACCCCCTCGGCCAGTACCGGGCCCGCGAACGCAACCGCTTCACCAGCGCCATCGCCCGCGCCGCCGGCGACACCACCCCACCACAAGACAGGACAGAGTGA